In a genomic window of Streptomyces koelreuteriae:
- a CDS encoding anti-sigma factor family protein, whose translation MTSTTDMAGHPDVAEISDLSEGILPAPRSSDVRRHLDGCELCADVYASLEEIRGLLGTLPGPPRMPAEVAGRIDAALAAEALLHATEPEAAEGPAPASAPRSASERDSSRHANSGRDSSEPDSGAHVSRETSTPADRPAGRPRSSTTGPGRKGRTRNGRRRIAVLGTVFTVAALGLGSVLLSSLGDNKPTHDTAGDRQTTAADTFSEGKLQKQVTDLLAKNQSEEGGSSRTPLGAATAPGTNNPRVLREPTVPGCVRDGIGRKDAALAVENGTYQGKKAMLVLLPSASDATRVTAYVVDATCVDHQASTAEGKVLLERSYPSS comes from the coding sequence GTGACGTCGACGACAGACATGGCAGGGCACCCGGACGTCGCGGAGATCTCCGACCTCTCCGAGGGCATCCTCCCTGCGCCCCGGAGCAGCGACGTGCGTCGCCATCTGGACGGCTGTGAGCTCTGCGCGGACGTCTATGCCTCCCTGGAGGAGATCCGCGGCCTGCTCGGCACGCTGCCGGGCCCCCCGCGCATGCCCGCCGAGGTCGCAGGCCGCATCGATGCCGCACTCGCCGCCGAGGCTCTGCTGCACGCCACGGAGCCCGAGGCCGCAGAGGGGCCGGCGCCGGCAAGCGCTCCCCGTTCCGCTTCCGAGCGCGACAGTTCCCGGCACGCCAATTCCGGACGCGACAGTTCCGAGCCCGACAGCGGTGCGCATGTTTCACGTGAAACATCGACACCCGCCGACCGGCCCGCCGGGCGCCCCCGCTCTTCCACCACCGGACCGGGCCGCAAGGGGCGCACACGCAACGGGCGTCGCAGGATTGCCGTTCTGGGGACCGTCTTCACGGTGGCAGCCCTGGGGCTGGGCTCCGTCCTGCTGTCGTCACTCGGCGACAACAAGCCGACCCACGACACAGCGGGCGATCGGCAGACCACCGCTGCGGACACCTTCTCCGAGGGCAAGCTGCAGAAGCAGGTCACCGATCTCCTGGCCAAGAACCAGAGCGAGGAGGGCGGCAGCTCCCGCACCCCGCTCGGTGCGGCGACCGCCCCCGGCACCAATAACCCCAGGGTCCTCAGGGAACCCACCGTGCCCGGCTGCGTCCGTGACGGCATCGGGCGCAAGGACGCGGCCCTGGCTGTCGAGAACGGCACGTATCAGGGGAAGAAGGCCATGCTCGTGCTGCTGCCCAGCGCCTCCGATGCCACCCGGGTCACCGCCTATGTCGTCGACGCGACCTGTGTGGATCACCAGGCGTCCACGGCTGAGGGCAAGGTCCTCCTGGAGCGCTCCTACCCGTCCTCCTGA
- the rsmG gene encoding 16S rRNA (guanine(527)-N(7))-methyltransferase RsmG gives MTEAAALPPAPEQAREVFGDRFADAVRYAELLAHAGVQRGLIGPREVPRLWERHLLNCAVLSEVVPEGVTVCDVGSGAGLPGIPLALVREDLKITLLEPLLRRTNFLTEVVELLGLDHVTVVRGRAEEVMGKIQPVHVVTARAVAPLDRLATWGVPLLRPYGEMLALKGDAAEEELKSASAALSKLGAVETSILHVGEGVVDPMSTVVRVEVGESPGGVRFAAKRAKAARTGRARRRR, from the coding sequence GTGACGGAGGCAGCGGCGCTTCCCCCCGCGCCCGAGCAGGCGCGCGAGGTGTTCGGTGATCGCTTCGCGGATGCGGTGCGGTACGCCGAGCTGCTCGCTCATGCGGGCGTACAGCGCGGTCTCATCGGCCCGCGAGAAGTGCCCCGCCTGTGGGAGCGGCACCTGCTGAACTGCGCGGTGCTCTCGGAGGTCGTGCCCGAGGGCGTGACCGTGTGCGACGTCGGCTCGGGCGCCGGCCTGCCCGGCATTCCCCTGGCACTCGTCCGGGAGGACCTGAAGATCACGCTGCTGGAGCCGCTGCTGCGGCGCACCAACTTCCTCACCGAGGTCGTGGAGCTGCTCGGCCTCGATCACGTGACGGTCGTACGCGGCCGGGCCGAAGAGGTCATGGGGAAGATCCAGCCCGTCCACGTCGTGACCGCCCGAGCCGTCGCACCCCTCGACCGTCTCGCCACCTGGGGCGTCCCCCTGCTGCGCCCCTACGGCGAGATGCTCGCGCTCAAGGGCGATGCCGCCGAGGAGGAGCTGAAGAGCGCGTCCGCGGCACTGAGCAAGCTGGGTGCCGTGGAGACGTCCATCCTGCATGTGGGTGAGGGCGTGGTGGACCCGATGTCCACTGTCGTACGGGTCGAGGTCGGGGAGAGCCCCGGCGGTGTGCGCTTCGCCGCGAAGCGAGCCAAAGCGGCTCGCACGGGTCGGGCCCGTCGGCGTCGCTGA
- the yidD gene encoding membrane protein insertion efficiency factor YidD, with translation MKYPLLALIKLYQWTISPLLGPVCKYYPSCSRYGYTAIDRHGAIKGTALTAWRILRCNPWSLGGVDHVPPRKRPRWHEMLRTAWRARKGGPSAADPAIEGQTSPTSQSTPSSPAAETPSHAQGA, from the coding sequence ATGAAGTACCCGCTGCTGGCTCTGATCAAGCTCTACCAGTGGACGATCAGTCCGCTGCTCGGGCCGGTCTGCAAGTACTACCCGTCGTGCTCCCGCTACGGCTACACGGCCATCGACCGGCACGGTGCCATCAAGGGAACGGCACTCACGGCCTGGCGCATCCTGCGGTGCAATCCGTGGTCGCTGGGTGGTGTGGACCATGTCCCGCCGCGCAAGCGCCCGCGGTGGCACGAAATGCTGCGTACCGCGTGGCGTGCACGCAAGGGCGGGCCCTCCGCCGCCGACCCGGCCATCGAGGGACAGACTTCTCCCACAAGTCAGTCGACTCCTTCGAGCCCGGCCGCAGAGACACCGTCCCATGCCCAAGGAGCATGA
- the trxA gene encoding thioredoxin, with amino-acid sequence MAGTLKNVTDDSFEQDVLKSDKPVLVDFWAAWCGPCRQIAPSLEAIASEYGEKIEVVKLNIDENPGTAAKYGVMSIPTLNVYQGGEVAKTIVGAKPKAAIVRDLEEFIAE; translated from the coding sequence GTGGCCGGCACCCTGAAGAATGTGACCGACGACTCCTTCGAGCAGGACGTCCTCAAGAGCGACAAGCCTGTCCTGGTGGACTTCTGGGCCGCCTGGTGCGGTCCTTGCCGCCAGATCGCGCCATCCCTCGAGGCGATCGCCTCCGAGTACGGCGAGAAGATCGAGGTCGTCAAGCTGAACATCGACGAGAACCCGGGTACGGCCGCCAAGTACGGCGTCATGTCCATCCCGACCCTGAACGTCTACCAGGGTGGCGAGGTCGCCAAGACCATCGTGGGCGCGAAGCCGAAGGCCGCGATCGTTCGCGACCTTGAGGAGTTCATCGCCGAGTGA
- the rnpA gene encoding ribonuclease P protein component: MLPTEHRLRRREDFATAVRRGRRAGRPHLVVHLRSGATDPHAPGESAPPTRAGFVVSKAVGGAVVRNKVKRRLRHLMRERVALLPPGSLVVVRALPGSGDADHAQLARDLDAALQRLLGGGAR; encoded by the coding sequence GTGCTGCCTACCGAGCATCGGCTGAGGCGGCGCGAAGACTTCGCGACCGCGGTACGGCGAGGACGCCGGGCAGGACGCCCGCACCTCGTCGTCCACCTTCGAAGCGGTGCCACGGACCCGCATGCGCCTGGGGAGAGCGCTCCCCCGACGCGTGCGGGTTTCGTCGTGAGCAAAGCCGTGGGTGGCGCGGTCGTGCGCAACAAGGTGAAGCGCAGGCTTCGCCATCTGATGCGCGAGCGAGTCGCCCTGCTGCCCCCCGGTAGCCTGGTAGTCGTACGAGCGCTGCCCGGATCGGGTGACGCCGACCATGCACAGCTGGCCCGAGACCTGGATGCCGCTCTCCAGCGGTTGCTGGGAGGGGGCGCGCGATGA
- a CDS encoding GNAT family N-acetyltransferase: protein MGRRLVPLTLDNLQDLPKRCRSCVFWELDPVSGEAAVKAGTPALEKESWISAVLLDWGSCGRVVYVDDVPVGFVLYAPPAYVPRSTAFPTSPISPDAVQLMTGFIVPGYQGQGLGRVMVQTVAKDLLRRDFKAIEAFGDVRWKEPACLLPADHLLAVGFKTVRQHPTSPRLRLDLRSTLSWKEDVEMALDRLLGAVQKEPALRPL from the coding sequence ATGGGGCGTCGGCTCGTACCGCTCACGCTGGACAACCTTCAGGACCTTCCCAAGCGCTGCCGCTCGTGTGTCTTCTGGGAGCTCGACCCAGTCAGCGGTGAGGCCGCGGTAAAGGCGGGCACACCCGCTCTGGAGAAGGAGTCCTGGATCTCGGCTGTTCTGCTGGACTGGGGATCCTGCGGTCGGGTCGTGTACGTCGACGATGTCCCGGTGGGCTTTGTGCTCTACGCCCCTCCCGCCTATGTCCCCCGCTCCACGGCCTTCCCCACGAGTCCCATCTCCCCTGACGCGGTGCAGTTGATGACCGGGTTCATCGTGCCGGGCTACCAGGGTCAAGGGCTGGGCCGGGTGATGGTCCAGACGGTCGCCAAGGATCTGCTGCGCCGCGACTTCAAGGCGATCGAGGCGTTCGGAGATGTGCGCTGGAAGGAGCCGGCCTGTCTGCTGCCCGCCGACCATCTCCTGGCGGTCGGCTTCAAGACGGTCAGGCAGCACCCCACCAGTCCCCGGCTGAGACTGGACCTGAGATCGACGCTCTCCTGGAAGGAAGACGTCGAGATGGCGCTGGACCGGCTCCTGGGTGCCGTACAGAAGGAACCGGCGCTGCGGCCGCTGTAG
- the sigM gene encoding RNA polymerase sigma factor SigM, whose protein sequence is MADGTGYDGVSDQDLLARHVEGDPDAFGEIVRRHRDRLWAVALRTLGDREEAADAVQDALVSAYRAAHTFRGQSAVTTWLHRITVNACLDRARKVASRKTSPVDDTERLEQLLEPHESASAPAERNDLHRQLIEALGTLPADQRAALVLVDMQGCPVAEAARILDVPTGTVKSRCARGRARLLPLLTHLRPNSGGEGKNPGGERNRTQEPTVPPAAGPRRTGPPDTGPSDSAAVKGGGGRA, encoded by the coding sequence ATGGCAGACGGCACCGGGTACGACGGAGTAAGCGATCAGGATCTGCTCGCCCGCCATGTCGAAGGCGACCCCGACGCCTTCGGCGAGATCGTGCGGCGGCATCGCGATCGTCTCTGGGCCGTCGCCCTGCGGACGCTGGGAGACCGCGAGGAGGCCGCTGACGCGGTGCAGGACGCCCTCGTGTCCGCCTACCGGGCCGCCCACACCTTCCGGGGCCAGTCGGCCGTCACAACCTGGCTGCACAGGATCACGGTGAACGCCTGCCTGGACCGCGCCCGCAAGGTCGCCTCCCGGAAGACCTCTCCCGTCGACGACACCGAGCGTCTCGAGCAGCTGCTGGAGCCGCACGAGTCGGCCTCCGCGCCCGCCGAGCGCAATGATCTCCATCGGCAGCTGATCGAAGCCCTGGGGACCCTGCCTGCCGATCAGCGCGCGGCGCTCGTCCTGGTGGACATGCAGGGCTGCCCGGTCGCGGAGGCGGCCCGCATCCTCGACGTGCCGACCGGCACGGTGAAGAGCCGGTGCGCACGCGGCAGAGCCAGACTCCTGCCGCTGCTCACCCATCTGCGGCCCAACAGCGGCGGCGAGGGCAAGAACCCCGGCGGGGAACGGAACCGGACGCAAGAGCCAACCGTCCCACCCGCAGCGGGACCACGCCGAACGGGACCGCCGGACACAGGACCGAGCGACTCAGCCGCAGTGAAGGGCGGAGGTGGACGAGCGTGA
- the yidC gene encoding membrane protein insertase YidC, which translates to MDTIASLFSFITTPVSWVIVQFHSVYGALFGPDTGWAWGLSIVSLVILIRICLIPLFVKQIKATRAMQTLQPEMKKIQERYKNDKQRQSEEMMKLYKETGTNPLSSCLPILAQSPFFFALYHVLNSIATGDTIGVINQSLLQSAQKAHIAGAPLAAKFTDSSAKVEALGASLTDVRVVTAIMIVLMSASQFFTQRQLMTKNVDTTVKTPFMQQQKMLMYVFPVMFAVFGINFPVGVLVYWLTTNVWTMGQQMYVIHNNPTPGSKAQASYLERLNKHVAQHSKVGRRRDRAVVKAIVAKGRDRNEFERKFINGLTKAGLVAQADGTVIKGDTTAAVENEDGTSTTAAPKRQQPKRQSKSQRQSGTAKAAGEGEPKTSLSKSDEPDDAKPAAAAQKGGAKSGSGARSKAQSGQRKGPQRPKSPSKK; encoded by the coding sequence GTGGACACGATTGCCAGCCTCTTCAGCTTCATCACCACACCCGTCTCCTGGGTCATCGTCCAGTTCCACTCGGTGTACGGCGCCCTCTTCGGCCCTGACACCGGCTGGGCCTGGGGCCTGTCGATCGTGTCCCTGGTGATCCTGATCCGTATCTGCCTGATCCCGCTCTTCGTGAAGCAGATCAAGGCGACCCGGGCGATGCAGACGCTCCAGCCCGAGATGAAGAAGATCCAGGAGCGCTACAAGAACGACAAGCAGCGTCAGTCCGAAGAGATGATGAAGCTGTACAAGGAGACGGGCACCAACCCGCTCTCCTCGTGCCTTCCCATCCTGGCGCAGTCGCCGTTCTTCTTCGCCCTGTACCACGTGCTCAACAGCATCGCGACGGGCGACACCATCGGTGTCATCAACCAGAGCCTGCTGCAGAGCGCGCAGAAGGCCCACATCGCCGGTGCGCCGCTCGCGGCGAAGTTCACCGACAGCTCGGCGAAGGTGGAAGCACTCGGTGCCTCCCTCACCGACGTCCGTGTGGTCACCGCCATCATGATCGTCCTGATGTCGGCGTCGCAGTTCTTCACTCAGCGCCAGCTGATGACGAAGAACGTCGACACCACGGTGAAGACGCCGTTCATGCAGCAGCAGAAGATGCTGATGTACGTCTTCCCGGTCATGTTCGCCGTCTTCGGCATCAACTTCCCCGTCGGTGTCCTCGTCTACTGGCTGACCACCAACGTGTGGACCATGGGCCAGCAGATGTACGTCATCCACAACAACCCGACCCCGGGTTCCAAGGCCCAGGCCTCGTACCTCGAGCGTCTGAACAAGCACGTCGCGCAGCACAGCAAGGTCGGCCGGCGCCGCGACCGGGCCGTCGTCAAGGCGATCGTCGCCAAGGGACGCGACCGCAACGAGTTCGAGCGCAAGTTCATCAACGGCCTCACCAAGGCCGGACTCGTCGCCCAGGCCGACGGCACCGTGATCAAGGGCGACACCACTGCCGCTGTCGAGAACGAGGACGGTACGTCGACCACGGCCGCCCCCAAGCGTCAGCAGCCCAAGCGCCAGAGCAAGTCCCAGCGCCAGTCCGGTACTGCGAAGGCGGCCGGTGAGGGCGAGCCGAAGACGTCGCTGAGCAAGTCCGACGAGCCCGACGACGCCAAGCCCGCCGCCGCTGCCCAGAAGGGCGGCGCGAAGTCCGGCAGTGGTGCCCGCAGCAAGGCCCAGTCCGGACAGCGCAAGGGCCCGCAGCGGCCCAAGTCCCCGTCCAAGAAGTAA
- a CDS encoding Jag family protein produces MTEGTTSAAAEGADTLSRLEQEGEIAADYLEGLLDIADLDGDIDMDVEADRASVSIISDAGRDLQKLVGREGEVLEALQELTRLAVHRETGDRSRLMLDIAGYRAQKRSELSELGAKAAAEAKSSGEAVKMDPMTPFERKVVHDAVKAAGLRSESEGEEPQRFVVVLPA; encoded by the coding sequence GTGACGGAAGGCACCACCTCCGCCGCTGCCGAGGGTGCAGACACCCTCTCCCGCCTGGAGCAGGAGGGCGAGATCGCTGCGGACTACCTGGAGGGTCTGCTCGACATCGCCGACCTCGACGGCGACATCGACATGGACGTCGAGGCCGACCGTGCCTCCGTCTCGATCATCAGCGACGCGGGCCGCGACCTGCAGAAGCTGGTCGGCCGCGAGGGTGAGGTGCTGGAGGCGCTCCAGGAGCTCACCCGTCTGGCGGTGCACCGGGAGACCGGCGACCGCAGCCGTCTGATGCTCGACATCGCGGGATACCGCGCCCAGAAGCGCTCCGAGCTGTCCGAGCTGGGCGCCAAGGCCGCGGCCGAGGCCAAGAGCAGCGGTGAGGCCGTGAAGATGGACCCGATGACGCCGTTCGAGCGCAAGGTCGTGCACGACGCGGTCAAGGCCGCGGGCCTGCGCAGCGAGTCCGAGGGCGAGGAGCCGCAGCGCTTCGTCGTCGTGCTGCCCGCCTGA
- a CDS encoding ParB/RepB/Spo0J family partition protein: MSDRRRGLGRGLGALIPAAPTEKSVAQAAAGGAASASPTAVPALPNDRGVAAAKVATLPAVSRETEEPVQPSAPALPAAPIGAHFAEIPLDDITPNPRQPREVFDDDALAELITSIKEVGLLQPVVVRQVGPARYELIMGERRWRACREAGLEAIPAIVRATEDEKLLLDALLENLHRAQLNPLEEAAAYDQLLRDFNCTHDQLADRIGRSRPQVSNTLRLLKLSPAVQRRVAAGVLSAGHARALLSVEDSEEQDRLAHRIVAEGLSVRAVEEIVTLMGSRPQKAQRPKGPRAGALVSPALSDLATRLSDRFETRVKVDLGQKKGKITVEFASMEDLERILGSLAPGEGPVLQKSLSESDSEESES; this comes from the coding sequence GTGAGCGATCGACGGAGGGGACTGGGCCGTGGACTCGGCGCGCTGATCCCTGCTGCCCCCACGGAGAAATCGGTGGCCCAGGCGGCGGCAGGGGGAGCTGCTTCCGCCTCCCCCACGGCAGTGCCCGCACTGCCGAACGACCGTGGGGTGGCGGCAGCGAAGGTAGCGACGCTGCCGGCTGTTTCACGTGAAACAGAGGAGCCGGTTCAGCCCAGCGCTCCCGCCCTGCCTGCGGCGCCCATCGGTGCGCACTTCGCCGAGATCCCCCTCGACGACATCACGCCGAACCCGCGGCAGCCGCGTGAGGTCTTCGACGATGACGCGCTGGCCGAGCTCATCACCTCCATCAAGGAGGTCGGGCTCCTCCAGCCGGTCGTCGTACGGCAGGTGGGCCCCGCCCGCTACGAGCTCATCATGGGCGAGCGCCGCTGGCGTGCCTGCCGCGAGGCAGGACTGGAGGCGATCCCGGCGATCGTGCGGGCCACGGAGGACGAGAAGCTCCTCCTGGACGCCTTGCTGGAGAACCTGCACCGCGCCCAGCTGAACCCGCTGGAAGAGGCAGCCGCCTACGACCAGTTGCTGAGGGACTTCAACTGCACGCACGACCAGCTGGCGGATCGGATCGGCCGGTCCCGCCCGCAGGTCTCCAACACCCTGCGCCTGCTGAAGCTCTCTCCGGCTGTGCAGCGCCGCGTTGCCGCCGGGGTGCTCTCGGCCGGCCACGCACGGGCACTGCTGTCCGTCGAGGACTCGGAGGAGCAGGACAGGCTGGCTCATCGCATCGTGGCCGAGGGGCTCTCGGTGCGGGCTGTGGAGGAGATCGTGACCCTGATGGGCTCACGGCCTCAGAAGGCTCAGCGGCCCAAGGGCCCGCGCGCCGGTGCCCTGGTCTCTCCCGCGCTGTCCGACCTCGCCACGAGGCTGTCGGACCGCTTCGAGACGCGGGTGAAGGTGGACCTGGGTCAGAAGAAGGGCAAGATCACCGTCGAGTTCGCCTCCATGGAGGACCTGGAGCGGATCCTCGGTTCCCTCGCTCCCGGGGAGGGGCCGGTCCTGCAGAAGAGCCTCTCGGAGAGTGACTCCGAGGAGAGCGAGTCCTGA
- a CDS encoding ParA family protein has protein sequence MGGSVHCEPEVEESESLRSDANIAGPMTDPVPGPRTESMGADVSRETPPPMDDTPIGRAAQLAVEALGRAGEGLPRPEQTRIMVVANQKGGVGKTTTTVNLAASLALHGGRVLVVDLDPQGNASTALGIDHHAEVPSIYDVLVESKPLSEVVQPVPDVEGLFCAPATIDLAGAEIELVSLVARESRLQRAIQAYEQPLDYILIDCPPSLGLLTVNALVAGQEVLIPIQCEYYALEGLGQLLRNVDLVRGHLNPALHVSTILLTMYDGRTRLASQVADEVRTHFGDEVLRTSIPRSVRISEAPSYGQTVLTYDPGSSGALSYLEAAREIALKGVGISYEATHAHIGVQQNDPSMVEGIQ, from the coding sequence ATGGGAGGCTCTGTTCATTGCGAGCCTGAAGTCGAGGAGAGTGAATCCTTGCGGTCCGACGCCAACATCGCGGGACCGATGACCGATCCGGTCCCCGGTCCCCGTACCGAGTCGATGGGGGCGGATGTTTCACGTGAAACACCGCCTCCGATGGACGACACTCCCATCGGTCGTGCTGCCCAACTGGCGGTGGAGGCACTGGGCCGCGCCGGCGAGGGCCTGCCACGGCCCGAGCAGACCCGAATCATGGTGGTCGCCAACCAGAAGGGCGGTGTGGGCAAGACGACGACGACCGTCAACCTTGCCGCATCGCTGGCCCTGCACGGCGGCCGCGTCTTGGTGGTCGACCTCGACCCACAGGGCAATGCGTCCACGGCGCTGGGCATCGACCATCACGCGGAAGTTCCGTCCATCTACGACGTGTTGGTGGAGAGCAAGCCGCTCTCCGAGGTCGTCCAACCGGTCCCCGATGTCGAGGGTCTCTTCTGCGCCCCTGCCACGATCGATCTCGCCGGTGCTGAGATCGAGCTGGTGTCCCTGGTGGCCAGGGAGAGCAGGCTGCAGCGCGCCATCCAGGCGTACGAGCAGCCGCTGGACTACATCCTCATCGACTGCCCGCCCTCACTCGGCCTCCTGACGGTCAATGCGTTGGTGGCGGGCCAAGAAGTCCTGATCCCCATCCAGTGCGAGTACTACGCGCTGGAGGGCCTGGGGCAGCTCTTGCGCAACGTCGACCTCGTGCGCGGGCACCTCAACCCCGCCCTGCACGTGTCGACCATCCTGCTCACCATGTACGACGGCCGGACGCGCCTCGCTTCCCAGGTCGCGGACGAGGTGCGCACCCACTTCGGCGACGAGGTACTGCGGACGAGCATCCCCCGCTCCGTCCGTATCTCCGAGGCGCCGAGCTATGGGCAGACGGTACTGACATACGATCCAGGATCGAGTGGTGCCCTCTCTTACCTTGAGGCGGCACGAGAGATCGCGCTGAAGGGCGTCGGCATCAGCTATGAAGCCACGCACGCCCACATCGGCGTACAGCAGAACGACCCGAGCATGGTGGAGGGCATCCAGTGA
- the trxB gene encoding thioredoxin-disulfide reductase has translation MSDVRNVIIIGSGPAGYTAALYTARASLKPLVFEGAVTAGGALMNTTDVENFPGFQDGIMGPELMDNMRAQAERFGAELVPDDIVAVDLSGEIKTVTDTAGTVHRAKAVIVSTGSQHRKLGLPNEDALSGRGVSWCATCDGFFFKDQDIAVIGGGDTAMEEATFLSRFAKSVTVVHRRDTLRASKAMQERAFADPKIKFVWDSEVAEIQGDPKLSGLKLRNLKTGELSDLPVTGLFIAIGHDPRTELFKGQLDLDEEGYLKVEAPSTRTNLTGVFGAGDVVDHTYRQAITAAGTGCSAALDAERFLAALADEEQPEPEKTPA, from the coding sequence GTGAGCGACGTCCGTAACGTGATCATCATCGGCTCCGGGCCCGCCGGCTACACGGCGGCGCTCTACACCGCGCGCGCGTCGCTGAAGCCGCTGGTGTTCGAGGGCGCCGTCACCGCCGGCGGCGCGCTCATGAACACCACCGACGTCGAGAACTTCCCTGGCTTCCAGGACGGCATCATGGGCCCCGAGCTCATGGACAACATGCGTGCCCAGGCGGAGCGCTTCGGAGCGGAGCTCGTCCCGGACGACATCGTGGCCGTCGATCTCTCCGGTGAGATCAAGACCGTCACGGACACCGCCGGCACCGTCCACCGGGCGAAGGCCGTCATCGTCTCGACCGGCTCGCAGCACCGCAAGCTCGGTCTGCCGAACGAGGACGCCCTCTCCGGCCGTGGAGTGTCCTGGTGCGCCACCTGTGACGGGTTCTTCTTCAAGGACCAGGACATCGCCGTGATCGGTGGTGGCGACACCGCCATGGAGGAGGCCACCTTCCTCTCGCGGTTCGCCAAGTCCGTGACCGTCGTCCACCGCCGCGACACCCTGCGCGCGTCCAAGGCCATGCAGGAGCGCGCCTTCGCCGACCCGAAGATCAAGTTCGTGTGGGACAGCGAGGTCGCCGAGATCCAGGGCGACCCGAAGCTCTCGGGCCTGAAGCTGCGCAACCTCAAGACCGGTGAGCTCTCCGACCTGCCGGTGACCGGCCTGTTCATCGCCATCGGCCACGACCCGCGCACCGAGCTCTTCAAGGGTCAGCTCGACCTGGACGAAGAGGGCTACCTGAAGGTGGAGGCGCCGTCGACGCGCACCAACCTGACCGGTGTCTTCGGTGCCGGCGACGTCGTCGACCACACCTACCGCCAGGCGATCACCGCGGCCGGGACCGGCTGCTCCGCTGCGCTCGACGCCGAGCGCTTCCTCGCCGCCCTCGCGGACGAGGAGCAGCCCGAGCCCGAGAAGACCCCTGCCTGA
- the rpmH gene encoding 50S ribosomal protein L34: MSKRTFQPNNRRRAKTHGFRLRMRTRAGRAILANRRSKGRANLSA, translated from the coding sequence GTGAGCAAGCGCACCTTCCAGCCGAACAACCGTCGTCGCGCGAAGACCCACGGCTTCCGCCTGCGGATGCGTACCCGTGCCGGCCGCGCGATTCTCGCGAACCGCCGCAGCAAGGGTCGCGCCAACCTGTCCGCCTGA